One genomic region from Rosa rugosa chromosome 1, drRosRugo1.1, whole genome shotgun sequence encodes:
- the LOC133724329 gene encoding uncharacterized protein LOC133724329 — protein sequence MDSGNSGSMQSSSGGDNESYDSRAESISALLGPTMTNHHHHHPPQVPQQQQRHHPHVEFDTLSNIFDSRLTNPNPLVNLDMVWSKTLRSDPSMSDLGGQNELSQSFLTNSQLGGQVSRTGVGGGGGGSSTFTQIPSSSAPNDQTTTNNVGGVRNSNPKKRSRASRRAPTTVLTTDTTNFRAMVQEFTGIPAPPFTSSPFPRSRLDLFGSSASSMVRSGPGPNHMDPSSLPPYLLRPFAHKAPLLPSPPSPSLLPSSNSNTNSNIGGSNLQHSQSLLNMNNMQNSSSSSVLNFQSLFQNQQPQPNLPKYPLPGSGNILGSSKSQGSLGVLEDPFGLSHGLNVQQLPNIVSSSSSDGGRTLQQQQPRHDNNQRTTTTTMNWVDNNNKNDGNVDLLRSVNGNYSNGKLNYAASSSSNVVDKAGVQLENNVSTTTARSEGMVESWICSSD from the coding sequence ATGGATTCCGGTAACAGCGGAAGTATGCAGTCCTCGAGCGGCGGCGACAACGAGTCGTACGACTCACGCGCGGAGTCGATCTCGGCCTTGCTGGGTCCCACCATGActaaccaccaccaccaccacccaccGCAAGTACCGCAGCAACAACAACGCCATCATCCTCATGTTGAGTTCGACACCTTATCCAACATCTTCGATTCGAGGCTCACAAACCCGAACCCGCTCGTCAACCTCGACATGGTGTGGTCCAAGACGCTGAGATCCGACCCGAGTATGTCCGATCTTGGCGGCCAGAACGAGCTCAGCCAATCCTTTTTGACCAATAGTCAACTAGGAGGACAAGTCAGCAGAACAGGAgtcggcggcggcggaggagggtCATCTACTTTTACTCAGATCCCATCCTCGTCAGCTCCGAACGACCAGACCACCACCAACAACGTCGGCGGCGTTCGGAACAGCAACCCAAAAAAGAGGTCGAGAGCGTCGAGGCGTGCACCCACTACGGTTCTCACCACAGACACAACAAACTTCCGAGCCATGGTTCAAGAATTTACAGGTATTCCTGCACCCCCATTTACGAGTTCGCCTTTTCCTAGAAGCAGGTTGGATTTGTTCGGGTCTTCGGCTTCATCTATGGTTAGATCGGGCCCGGGTCCGAATCATATGGatccttcttctcttcctccttatctgTTGAGACCATTTGCTCATAAAGCTCCACTACTACCTTCTCCTCCATCTCCATCTTTGTTACCCTCTAGTAATTCAAATACTAATAGTAATATTGGTGGTTCTAATCTACAACACTCTCAGAGTCTTTTGAACATGAACAACATGCAAAACTCCTCCTCTTCATCAGTTCTGAATTTTCAGTCCCTCTTTCAAAACCAGCAGCCTCAGCCGAATTTACCAAAATACCCATTACCCGGTTCAGGCAATATTCTTGGCTCCTCCAAGTCTCAAGGCTCTTTGGGTGTGCTTGAAGATCCGTTTGGTTTGAGCCATGGGCTAAATGTGCAGCAGCTTCCTAACATCGTGTCGTCGTCGTCCTCGGATGGTGGCCGTACGCTTCAGCAGCAGCAACCTAGGCACGACAATAACCAGAGGACGACAACGACGACAATGAACTGGGttgacaacaacaacaagaacgACGGCAATGTCGATCTTCTGAGGTCCGTCAATGGGAATTACAGTAATGGCAAACTAAACTACGCGGCTTCTTCTTCGTCGAATGTTGTCGATAAAGCTGGGGTGCAGCTGGAGAATAATGTGAGTACTACTACAGCTAGAAGTGAAGGTATGGTGGAATCATGGATTTGCTCTTCAGATTAA